A window of Gossypium hirsutum isolate 1008001.06 chromosome D13, Gossypium_hirsutum_v2.1, whole genome shotgun sequence genomic DNA:
ATTGGTTCgcaataagtttatttttatttttggcatAAGAAATTAAATTTGACGGATTTGACGCCCATATTTCATTATTAGCCATGGAGCCAGACTATTAAATGTACCATGATTAAAATCTCAATTTATACCattaaaaaaactatattttaaaatctttgtcCAATGATTTATCATATGCGTGCAACTTTCGTAAGATAtctgtaacaacctgttttcagtgatgtcagaaacagtagtttcaagaccacaattctgacgagcgaattattattttgttattattttaattttatgagattatattaaggtcgtattaaaatttcattaagaattttttatgtttaactggttaattaggtaaaaaggactaaattgtaaaaagtgtaaaagttgagttctattagtaaaaagggctaaaagaCTATGGAAAGGAAAtataatggacttaaatggtaattagaccatttaatgaattagtggatagttatggatatagtttttatgaaattatgatatattttcaaggttaaaatagtaatttggtaaataaaactaaaataactaaagaaATAAGGTTCAACTTCTTCATTTGTTCACATCTCCATTGAAAACCACCATTGAAACAAGCTAGGGCATTCGGTCAAGCTCTTTTGTTTGCATGTAAGtgtattcaagccccgtttttaatgatttttatgtttttaagtttgttttagcttaatttagctagctgaGGGTTAATTTGAACAATTGCTAAAGGTTAAGGGACTTTCCATGAAggtttttgaatgattttttatgttattaatagattatgaatctttattgaaaaataaacaagttttgttaaatgatttttgatgaattttggaattagggattaaattgttaaaagtataagTTATAGGGTTTTTCATGAAATGATGGTAAATATGAGTTGTTCCAAGGTCCCTTTTGATTGTGGTAAAGTTGGATTTAAGTTAAAATAGTTCAATTGCAAGAtatgagcctaaggactaaattgtgaaatgttaaaatgttagaggaaaattggtaattttgtataaatatgaaatatggattaaattgaatattagaagtatttaattgattgaaaataTCTATTTAGATCGAGATAAACCACGTTCAGACCTAGATGGAAGAAAAGCTAAAGTTTCGGATTAGCTCGATCTTCTACGCCctaattatcgaggtaagtttgtatgaactataaCTGTTTTCATGCTAGTTAAATTTAACGTTCATTATGTTGATTTGATATaaataaacttatatatatacaaatgtatcaatgctatgatgaattgacgtaAATTGAGTCtcagttgaaccttagaaattcttaggatacaaatgacatgtcattagggatttcatgttttgggtgttggtcttgaatgtccttgtaacacctttaacccataTTTCTCGTTGGagcagggttacagagtattaccagaatttacagatcaaataacaaacatttcatatcatttagcattcatatcaaaaaccaatcaaaatcaatcatattatcccttatgtatgccctcgaggcccaaaatacacattagaaataaaTCAGGACTAAACCAggtactcagaaaatttttcaaatgtgcaagggacacacgcccgtgtggccaagccgtgtatCTCACGTGGTCAAAAGACACGCATGTGcctcaggccatgtgggcattcgaaatagggacacacggccgtgtcccaacccgtgtccaaaTTTGGGAGctctctaacttaggtcacatggccaagctacacgcccgtgtgctaggccgtgtgagcatactgacttgcatttaataggtgcaggggtcacacggccaagccacacgcccgtgtgttaggccgtgtgaaaagtTCTGAGCATTCTGACttatacaaatttgaaaatacaggggacacacgactgtgttacttggccatgtgtcacacacagctaagacacacgcccgtgtctctgcctgtgtggacaaaatatgtcatttttctagccacatttctcacccaatttgtcttccacctacattaacactttaacacttcaacAAGCCATAACAAAGCAATCGAAACATGCTATAATCATGTCTTAATCATAACaagaccatatatatacataccatataaaATCCAAACAAATGGCTAatcttaacaaaatatttatatgccaacattaGCAAATTCagcctgtacatgccattataactaagATAATTTACTATATATACCAACATGGgacgatggatagtgtgagatatctccaccaagcttccaacccaacgagcttccgaattactataaaacaggagaaataaaacagagtaacctttaaagcttagtaagttcgtataacatggaatttaacttaccatttaattcaGATTTAAGGTAAGCAAACTAAACATGCTCAAATCAATTTGACcaaatgcctaaacacatatcctcatcaagcatgttaATCATGTATACGCATATAATAACTCATAAACATGGTTGAATATAGTCACCAAGCAAGTTCCATACATGTATcatcatttcacatttcaacatatcatgtaatatcatttccatgtaatttCATGTATACACTGATAACAATTCGTATCGGATTCACATTTCCTTATAATAGTACATTGtccattaaaccatttaaatatccttggatacacaggtagtacacacaaagtgtacaaatctgtaatccatcaattcatatacaaGTATGCCAATGCAATCATGTAATCgggaagctctttcgagccatataacgggaagttcatttgagccatgtaacaggaagctcttGCGAGCCAATTATCGGGAAGCTCATACAAGCCATAAAcgggaagctcaagagagccaaattcaggaagctccggagagcctttaatcgggaagctgataagagctgtggtgtgtccgcaacacatgcaggaccacaaccaatccgGGAACCTTTAATGACAATTTCAAATGGGACTTGGTACTTGTCAGATATTTTTGGATATGTCATCAATGTTTATACATGGaaatcatacatttcacaatcataacattcaatttaaacatataaacttacaatttagttacacgaacttacctcgacaagtgttcaTAAATTCGTAGGCTACTAATCtgatattttctcttttcctcaatctaactccgtatttggtctatccagatctatatgaatgaatttaactcaatttaatactattcatactcaattcaatccaatacacatcttttaaaaaattactattttacccctatacttttgattatttatgatttcatccctaggctcggaaaataaaattcatacaatttaatccttattccaaggcTAGCAGATTTTTATATATCACAATAGCAGCCCACGTATatcataaattttagattttttccatgaattttccatctttacaatttagtccctaaatcataatttcatcaaaattttctttacaaaagttgtttatctatcaacattctttcattttctaccataaaacttcaaaatccatacatactcatccatggaaaaaccctaatactttaatagttttgcaaattagtccctgagatagctagattaagttgttacgatctcggaaacataaaaatcattaaaaacaagacaagaatacatacctaattaagccaaaataACTTGCTTGAACTCAACAcccataactagggtttccatatcttttatttaggaaagatgatgaaaatgatgatattagatttttttcttttatttaatattactttaacacctaattttcaaaattaaccttaacAATTTGCTAAATTCAATTGATGATTAATCATCCTTGTAATGACCCATTTTTGCCCGAGcccaaaactaaataaataaaacccaaaataaaaaataaacagtcCATAGTCCAAAAATCCCAAATGCCTAATAATAAAAAACCCTAGAGGCTTGATTGGCCCACAACTTAAATATTTCAGCAAAAAACCCTAACTCCCCTAACCCTAGGTGCGCTGCACCTAGGTACACCCCTAGTTGCCGCCACATGCACACCAGGCTCCTTACGCACGCCACCACCGCTGCACACTCGTCTGACACCTGCACAAAAAATTGAATGCAATAACAGAGAAGTATGCGGGCAACAGTAGCAGTAAATAGCAAACAGACAAAGACTAGAAACTAAAAAATTGTATCCGGCTATAAAAGCCTAAATCtcatctttgtattttttttacgaacacattagaaaataaaaaacagaaaacaaTACTTCAGAGGTGATTTTCTACTTCTACTTTCGTTTTAAATGCTTGTTtgattctattttcattttttatttcatttttttatacacaaaaataataaaaaagggaagAAGAGGCTCACTGGAGACGCCCCGTGACTGCATGGTCAGAGGGCTCTTCTCCATTGTCGCAGTCGGATCCAAAAGGGGTCGAGAGTCCTCCTTTTTCGTTTTTGGGTTGAGAGGGCTTAGCCTTCAAGGGCATTGCGAAGCAAGGGCTAAAAAGCCCATTTTGCCATCGCCGGCCACTGGCCACGGCGGTGGTGTTGTAGACCGCCGAGAGGACCCACGCCGGTAAAGGGGAGGGGTTGAGAGGATTTTGAGAGGTTTTTTTTAAGTGAATGCCAGAATGAATTAAAAAAACTTTTGCTTTTATAAAAGATGCGAAACGGTGTCGTTTAGGACCTGTTTCAGTGGCCTCAAAATGGCGCCGTATAAAGCCACCCGCGCGCGAGCCAACCCACTCCGGGgggtccgcgtgttttcgttAAATGGGTTATTTACAACCCTGGTCTTTTCgcatttctttttttatttactccttttgtttatttttatttttttaaaatttgaccaCAGAATTTTGTTTGGTTTTCAGTCGGGTCCCTGACCCACTAACGCGTTGGAAAATGGACACGTGTCCAGGGATTGGCTTTTTTCCCATTTGGTCCTCGGTCTTTTCGCGCCTTTTGATTTTAGTCCTCATTTGTTTACTTTATCATAGTTTTTTACCTTTAATCTCATTTTTGTCCTGATTCAGTCCCAAATCtgtttgatttcaatttatttttgaaaattatttatttattttaaacctttttatacattattcattttaaattgttttattattatttattttaagtttttcacatattatgtattttaaactatattaaactattatccattttaaattttttatatattatttattttaaactattatatatattatttattttgaattgtttttatacatatcattttcttaagactattttgtatattgtttatttgaaatttctttttacatattatttattttaaaattttataaattattttaaattgtcttctatgttatttattttaatttgctttgtatgttatttattttaatttgtgttgcatattatttactttgaattgttttatattatttacctcaaattattctatatattattttgtttcgtTTTCTTTGATTGTTAATATCGACATTAAAGTGACATGCATTGTGTGATTATTGCCATCGCGTTTACTATAATTCGTTTATTCGTGTTTTCATATTATTGCCACTCATTAATGTAACATTTTGTTCATAAATCGTTTTTCCATGTTCTATATTATCATTCCATCAcatttcattaaaatcacttcaaaaattccataaaaaaataataaggcaATGTTCCGttttttggaaattcgagaagtcGTGCCACAACTTACAaggtttcgattttctcattaAATCTAAACAACATACATCCTTCTAAATTTAAAATAcctaagttttaaataaaaattaaaggcaagcttattctcaaGGGTTCCaagtgtcgtgtcctaacttacggggcgTGACATTCCGTTACCTCGAGACGAGGAGGTCTTTAACTTTCTTTTCGATTCATTCAAGcatttttaaaatgaacattaataaaaaagggaccgtgttttaaaatcttttcaaaatttcagttttcgacataaagacattaaataatcaactaggtaccaattttgggcgtatcgagggtgctaatcctttctcgtatGTAATCGACTCTCGAACCCGTTTTctagattttgtagaccaaaaattatcgttttagtaaatttaaaattttattaaaatgattaaattatgaggtgatccgatcacacctaaataaaaaggattggtggtgactccatttttgtttttaaacaaaaaatcgACTCTTTTATGGTTTCGACAAtccttatctactaacttctctaaatggtctattttccatataaggacctcaaattttgaaatccatagctatttgatccctttagctactagaattcaactttttgcactttatgcaatttggtcctttacatcaaattagacatgtaatcaataaaatttctttacgaaattttcatacgacattTCTATCTAATGCAGACCatgaaataatgttaaaataatttttcttctggactcgaatttgtggtcccgaaaccactattccgatttcattgaaaacaggctgttacagtcctaccgatggctgaggtcctgcatttgttgtggatactccacagctcgtgtgagcagcatcgtgtagcttacattctaacccgcagctcgtatgagcattgatgtaaaggaaatgttatggttatatgtaaaggcacacttcgtgtgagctttcccaagtacccgatgtaattctagatggttcaacaggtaagaaaaggaaaaggaaatggtaagtatgcaaatgcAATGAATCATGACATTATGGTAGCATTTATGAtgtaaaatgttatgtttatacatGGTAAACCACATAtcttatggttgatttcatatatatcatgaacaagtatactaacttgtgagtttgatgatgttgtataggcttatacTAAGCCTGTGGCATTGGTTTtggtttataattattttatgaattgtgTTATAGAAATGGcaagttatgtttaaagtttatacgagcttactaagccaacgttgcttacatagtttcttttctttattttctagaTCATCGGAAGCTCATtttggttggaagcttgtcggagacctatcacactatccaacagtcaatttggtagtttttgagcattttggccaatgtttataatggcatgtatatgatgTTTTGTTATGGTGTTTGGAGAATGTgtaaatggtaatttggtatgtttgtgccTTGATCTTTATGTATGGTTGATGGACTTGTAATGCTTGTTATGTTAAACTCATTTGATCACTTTTAGATAATTGATGTGCATGGTCCTATGGTATATTGATGTTGGCTTGAAAATGGTCTTTTGTGATGTGTTTTAGGCACATAATGGAATTAGGTCTTCATGCTTGAAATAAGGTAATattgacatgtttaggtaagtgtAGTTTGCATGCAAttatggtgcctttgaatgacatattggttaggtgaattcGGTTGTTTGAAATGACATATTTATGTATGTTTGGATGATATTTGAACCCCTTGATTGTGTGCCCAAATGGTAAGAATGGTTAGGTAggaaatggttttgaaatggcttgattttaggtaaattttgggttcacacagccgtgtgaggcacacagtctGGCGACAGGACCATGTGTCATCTGAGGATTACTTAGGgttcaagtcaatgagttacacggcctagcacacgacctggcacacgggtgtgtggggaAACTTAGAGTGtgacacgacctggcacacgggcgtgtgacatggtcGTATGACCTtacttagtgagttacacgggcgaggacacaggctaggacatggccgtgtgtcccttgttcgaaagttacacggcctggggctatgtcacacggccgtgtgacccctattttttaatttttacaaaattttcctaaactttccaatttgtttcaaattagtcctaatttgCTTCCAAGCTATTTcttaggcctcgaaggctcaatttagggacgaAATGTATgatattgaatggtttatgatatatttatgttattaaatgttatgatgttttaatatttatgattgtACGATAATACTtcgtaactctaatccggcgacggagacgggttagaggtgttacatatcCATGAACTTTTATGGGTAATTTACAATTTCTATCGATTAGGGAGAAATTATTATATGACCACCTCGTTCGAGTCAACAACCTTGACTAGAAAAGAGAATAAGGAGATCATGCTTCTTATAGTCAAGGAACTACTTCACCCAAATGAATCACCTTCAGACATTGTATGATCATCATACTCAACACTTATCTCTTGTATGGGCAACATGTAGGCAACACTCCAAGTCATATTGAATTCCCTtgagatttcaaaaaaaaaaaacaactagcACTATGGTTACATCCAAATacataggggtgagcaaaactcgattcaactcgaaaaaaattcgaatttcgtgttaaacaaatcgagttattcgagttaatcgagttatttgaatcaactcgaatttttttcaaatttcgagttcgaatcgagttgagttttcaaattcgaataactcgaataattcgaatatcaaactataatattttacatttttaccccaaactcccaaacctttttacttttccctcaaaacttttattgtttcccactttccccccaaaacttttactcccttcccctcccaacccccccatctacccaaaatctatttcccaccaaaattttactctcccatttactttttctcaaaattttactccccaaaaccctcaaaacattttattttcccttaaaatttttactccctcccacttttcccctaaaacttttattcccttcccatcccacctctcatctaccccaaaccctgcccccatccaattttttttaatattttccctccaaaattttactcccctatttactttcccttaaacttttattccccaaaactttttattttccccctaaacttttacttctcaccctttactctcaaataaaaaatcaaaattatccaaagaaaaaatcactaaacataaatagtaataattttatttatatctactatttatattattaaattaaatttcacattttatattatttatattattgaattgtttagtcatattgaatatttatattaaaattgaattattaattatgccataaaatattcgtgtaaaattttatattggtatcaatttcacattttatttttaaaataaattttattaaaaaaatcatatttttatatttaatatattttttaattccaaaatacatagtgacaagaatctgaagataatttaaacaactaagtaagcaaagaagctaaccagtatataaaaaattaacaaataaattatgaggtgatgaaagttaataaaaaatttgattaaggtggacaaattttattatgatgggtacaaggacccaaaattattttttaaaatttaactcgaacaaatatattcgattcgattcaaattccatctcactcgattcgattcgagaaaacttcaaataaagttagatgataaaatgatattcgaaaactcgattaactcaaaaattttttatttgattcgattcgattcgattcaatcgAATGTTCACCCTTACAAATACACATGCAGGAAACCTACCAAGCCTTAGTTACTCCTCAAAACATATGTTTGGAGGAGCAAATAAATCTTCTCCACttgatgaaattaatttaaaatactttCAAACTAACCAAAGAATCTTCGATGCTTCTCCTAAATCATCAAAACAATCTTAAACAATGCCATACGAAACCAACCTCCCCCTCCCCATTATGTATCTAATAAATACTAGAAAAATAAGGAAATGGACAATTCCCCCCcccccttccttttttttttttgggagggGTGGGGGAGGAGGGCTACTTTTTTATTTAACGGAAAGAAAATGCCCCTAATCATGTGCTAAACGACGCTGATGTTACTTCGGCTCTACGCTGTCGTTTAATTCCCCAATTCAACAATCaaaatttcaaccaaattcaGGAAATTTCAGTTTTTGTTTGGTTACTTATATTCAATCCAATCTCCCTCTCTTGACCCGATCTTTCAAGCTTTTCGTTTTCTTTGGGGTTTGATTAGCTGCTCATTCAATTTTACTTCTCCTCGTTGTAAGTTACTGatgaattttgtttatttttcattaaattctCATTTTATGCTATGGGTCTTTGTTTAATTTCATCGGAACTTGGGAATTTATTGTTGGGTTTTGCTTCAAGTTTCCTTCTCTGTCTTTATTTATTCTATTGAGGTTAATTCGATTGCTaagtttttcatttcttttatatcAATATTCATCCAGCTGTGAATAATTGAGATCATACCCTGTtcgaaaaaggttttttttttcttaaagtttaatTAAGGTCTCTTAAGAACCCATTACATATGGATTTTTCTTTGAATTCGACTTATTTTAGCATGATCTAAAGGAAAAGCGGAATTCTGTCGGTGGCCCTAAGTAAAGTTAATTTTACAAGGTGAACAATTGAACATAATTTGATTGCTTAATTCTTTTTggattttattgatatttatccTGTTTTCAGTACAAGATCATATCTAGTTGTAGaagaaatttttactttttttcttgcGAGTAATGCTCTAATTCTTCAACAGAAGCCGTTGTAGGgataaaataaaagggaaagtTTCTTCTCATAATCATTCCTGGTTAATTTTGAAAGCTCAATTCAGCTTCTGTTAGCTCTTATTTGTTGTTCTTTCATTCTCTGATTGTGTGTATACTTTATGCTTTTTTGGTCCTTTAAATAATCTTTTAACCTGATTACCATTCAAGGTCAATGGCAGCTTCATCAGACCCTTGGATAAAAGAATATAACGAAGCAGTAAAAATTGCTGATGATATCAATGGCATGATATCTGAAAGAATTTCCTTACCTGCATCCGGACCGGAAACTCAGCGTCATGCATCGGCTATAAGAAGAAAGATTACAATTTTAGGGACTAGACTTGATGGATTGCAGTCCCTTATGTCTAGACCTACTGGGAAGCCCTTGTAAGTCATCTTAATTGAGGTGCATTTGATTTTGATCATATGACTTCTGGGGTTTTAATATGTCAATTTGATGTTCTTTGCAAATTGAATATGCTATAGTATGAGGAATAAACCGTCTTTTTGTCAATGCTTCATATTTTTGGTCACAGAACAGAGAAGGAGATGAACCGTCGCAAGGATATGGTTGCAAATTTGAGATCAAAAGCAAATCAGATGGCTTCTGCATTCAATATGTCAAATTTTGCGAACCGAAATAGCCTGTTGGGGCCAGAAACGAAGGCAGATGCCATGAGTAGAACGGTAGGTTTGGATAACTCTGGCCTTGTTGGTCTTCAACGACAAATAATGAAAGGCAAGTATTTTAGTTTCAAATGGCATCCCTGGTAACTTGTGAAGTGGCTTTAGTTCCTTTACTTATGAAGGTGTCTTTTTGAAGCAGAGCAAGATGAGGGTCTTGAGAAGTTGGAGGAGACAGTTATAAGTACAAAGCATATTGCATTGGCAGTCAATGAAGAACTTGATCTGCATACCAGACTCATTGTATTTTACTGTTTTTTTCTTCTATACACTTTTGCCTCTAAAATAAGTGCTTAGTGAAGATTACTCATCTTTTGTGAATTTTACATTATATGTGTACTCCCTCTATGCAGGATGACCTGGACCAACATGTGGAAGTTACCGATTCTCGCCTACGGGTAAAACacttataattaattaacattttaaatgCACAGCAGAatatcttccttttctttttgtatGAAACAAAATCCAATGACTGCTGTTTAATATATTTATCCAGTACCCCTACTAGAGATGGGCATTCCTGTAAAGTGGTATGcgtctctttttttattttcacttcaTGGTAATGAATTTAAGCCTCAGAATCTACCAAACATGTCATGTGGTGGGAAATCTTTGGTTATGAATCTCGTCAGGGAGGAATGATAGAATTCATTTGTCATTCAAGCTGTGTGTTTGAATAGATAAAGATCTCCTCAAGTAAACTAAGAATTAGATGACTTTTAACCACTGAATTATGTTAGAACCAATCTGTTTGTGTAGCATTCTTTGGCTGCTAAGACTTGAAGCAAATTAAAGCAAGAAGGAATGTCTGATAATGTTAAGAGTTTCCGTCCAAGGTGTGAGAAATGATGGATTATTTGCAATTTGCTTGTTCAAATGGATGCTTGTTTTTCCTTAACTGCTTAAAGTCTAGAAAAGTTTAACTTTCTAGCTCTTTAACACTATAAAATATACACATGAGTTTCCTAACAAAATGAAATTATACAATAATGGTGGATTCTAAGAATTATGTGTTCTTTGATAACAGAGAGTGCAGAAAAACCTGGCAATTTTGAACAAGCGAACAAAAGGTGGTTGTTCCTGTATGTGCATGCTGTTA
This region includes:
- the LOC107920676 gene encoding syntaxin-51, coding for MAASSDPWIKEYNEAVKIADDINGMISERISLPASGPETQRHASAIRRKITILGTRLDGLQSLMSRPTGKPLTEKEMNRRKDMVANLRSKANQMASAFNMSNFANRNSLLGPETKADAMSRTVGLDNSGLVGLQRQIMKEQDEGLEKLEETVISTKHIALAVNEELDLHTRLIDDLDQHVEVTDSRLRRVQKNLAILNKRTKGGCSCMCMLLAVIGIVVLVVAIYLLIKYL